A stretch of the Uranotaenia lowii strain MFRU-FL chromosome 3, ASM2978415v1, whole genome shotgun sequence genome encodes the following:
- the LOC129750879 gene encoding cuticle protein 16.5-like — translation MFKIVCLFAIIAVASVSAEPKPGVLAYSAPLVAAPAAYAAAPAAYVAEGGAVYERTYHGNIAPVAAYASAPYVAASPFAYSAPYVAAAPAPAVLFK, via the exons atgttcaaaatt GTGTGCCTATTCGCCATCATTGCCGTCGCTTCGGTTTCGGCTGAGCCAAAGCCTGGAGTCCTGGCTTACAGTGCCCCGCTAGTGGCCGCTCCAGCTGCGTATGCTGCGGCACCTGCTGCCTATGTTGCCGAAGGTGGCGCCGTCTACGAGAGGACCTATCACGGAAATATTGCCCCAGTTGCCGCCTACGCCTCGGCTCCTTATGTGGCCGCCTCTCCATTCGCATACTCTGCTCCCTACGtggcagctgctccagctccagCCGTCCTTTTCAAGTAA
- the LOC129750501 gene encoding cuticle protein 16.5-like, which produces MLKIVCLFAIIAVASVSAEPKPGVLAYSAPLVAAPAAYAAAPAAYVAEGGAVYERTYHGNIAPVAAYASAPYVAASPFAYSAPYVAAAPAPVLFK; this is translated from the exons atgttaaaaatt GTGTGCCTATTCGCCATCATTGCCGTCGCTTCGGTTTCGGCTGAGCCAAAGCCTGGAGTCCTGGCCTACAGTGCCCCGCTAGTGGCCGCTCCAGCTGCGTATGCTGCGGCACCTGCTGCGTATGTTGCCGAAGGTGGCGCCGTCTACGAGAGGACCTACCACGGAAATATTGCCCCAGTTGCCGCCTACGCCTCGGCTCCTTATGTGGCCGCCTCTCCATTCGCATACTCGGCTCCATACGTGGCCGCTGCTCCAGCCCCTGTTCTGTTCAAGTAA